The Clarias gariepinus isolate MV-2021 ecotype Netherlands chromosome 20, CGAR_prim_01v2, whole genome shotgun sequence genome includes the window aatcactgcCGCTGCTTTTATTTCAAGCAAATCACAAATCGGGCATCTACttttgctcgcaccgcagttacaaataaaatgtagaacattcacacttgcacagcagtgactaggGAGACGGTAACCTTAAATGGAAAATTTTTTGACATATGGAATGATTAAATGTCAATTGATGACTCTGTAAAGTATACATTTATGCCTTTTACATACCTTTTGGAGGAAGGCGACTTTTCAGTGTCAGTCATTACAATGACATCGTGGACATCCAAGCGAAATCTTCGTAGTAATGTTATCATCCTGAGAACAGATTCGTTAATGGGTATGACGACTGTAATTTTCTTACAAATCTTTCtatgacaataaaatgaataattccCAATAAACAAAAGTATACTCTTTGCGCTCATGCTCCATGGTGTGCAGCTCCCCTATGACAAAAACACGAACTTTGCTTTTCCTCCAGCGCTTCCTTCTAGTTAACAGATATGGCACCAACAGAGTCAGACCTGAGTAAAAAAGTCATGGATAAATGTatctgtatgtatttatatacataaataagcttcagctagtccagaatgcagcagcgagagtcctcactagaaccagaagatatgagcacatcacccctatcttatcttcactccattggctccctgtgaaatttcgcattgattttaaaatactactcttgacatataaagcattaaatggtctcgcgccgcagtacctgagcgaactgctagtgtcttacgatccgccacgcctacttcgatcaaaggatgcaggctgcttgtcagtaccgcgtattataaaaaataccgctgggggcagagctttttcttacaaagccccaaagttatggaatagtcttccaaatagtgtttgggactcagacacagtctcagtgtttaagtccaggctaaaaacctatttatttagccaagcatttttataaatagatttgccataggtaaaggatcagatttgggggactcatgggcgtagagtattatggtgaactggtatgtttggatgctgtctttctcactttcattgatcactcaggtttgctgacggtgaggtgattgtttgctttacatgtcaggaagccctcatgtctgtgtttccttctggctctcccttttagttatgctgtcatagttagtcctgccggagtctctgcttgcactctacagttaatatacattcacattatacattgtgtgactgtgaccatacctaactgccatctctcctcttcttctctttccccccctctttctttttcctctctccgcctgtctccccctttcactctttctctctctctctgtcgagctacacatgtcgttcctgagctgccagtgatccagactccctctgccctccggacctgtctgacccatcctggtgccccgcttctggctgaagatctcgtcacatggatgccccgtgtgtctctctgggatgcgtctggtgtctgggaatgattctctctacctagaaaatggttctggccttgactggtgttggcaactgtttctctggggacttgacagttcgatagttcaggactggaacttcttacaagtctacctgggtcttcaataactacctggactccatattaacatcaattaacatcagctattatagctgaactgccttccaccctacacactgtataaatgcagatcatttactgctttctgtttcacccaaatgaggatgggttccctgttgagtctggttcctctcaaggtttcttcctattaccatctcagggagtttttctttgccactgtcgccctcggcttgctcaccagggacaaactgaccattttgattcatacaaattcacatttcatacaaacttaaatattttttttgactgtgtaaagctgctttgcggcaatgaaaattgctaaaagcgctatacaaaaaaaaaaattgaattgaattatttataTCACTGCATAACAATCTGGCAAATACCAAATAAGTTTTCCTTCACTTATTTGCTATACTGCCTATATGTGATGCTTGGAGCCTATTCAAGGAAACTCTGTGCACAAGGTAGAGTACACCATGGACTGGTTGCCAGTCCGTTATATAGCATAagctcacacactacaagcagtTTAGAAATGCTGATTAACCTATTCAGCGTGTCTTCGGTCTCTGGGAGAAAACCAGTTAACATTTTACAGCTCTTCAAAAAAGTATTATTCTTGCTGCTACATTTAGTATCATGTTTAATTTATCAATAATAACTTACCTCCATCATCAGAGATCCAGTACACATCTATGGTCTTATGTCCCTGTTTATTCTGAAAAACTGTTCTAATATCATTGTTGATCACATGGTTTGATTTTTTGTCATCTGAGGcaaagcaaaaagaaatttGTGTAAGCAGAACTATGAGAGAAAGATGACATTGGTTATgtcatgaaattccaaaagtaGTCTTGCCTACCAAAATAGTCAATTAAAGTGAAACATATACACCAATCGGGCACAACACCAACAACACCACgaggtgaattgaataataatgatatttattattatatttatttatataaatttatatttatattatataccagtaaacttgtGACAAGATGGGCAACTAAGACTGATCTTTGCCTGTAGGGACCAAAGGCCATCGCAGAGAAAAGCCAAATGCGGCACAAATTGCTGGAAAAAATTTATAttggccacaatagaaaggtatcagaaggTTCACCCAACAGAATATTGttgtaatactgtaataaaaccTACAGAATATTGGGCTTTATGTTTGGGTTTTGCTGTTTGGCTGTGTGAATCAGTGCACTGCGTAAAATCTAATTAAAGTTTCCgtttttgcttaaattttgAAAGATTTTTACCTGATTGTTGGTCTGAGATCTTGCTCTGATCTGAGTCGATGTTCTCGTCAGCCTCAAATGCTTGGTTTTCTATAAGATAAACAGATTAGTCATTGTTCATCTTCTCGGAGGGGGATGggctggaacctatcccaggactgggtgccaatccattgcagggcacacacacactacaggcaatttgggaacgccaattaataacctgcatgtctttggacgtgAAAActccaccatgcacacagaggtgggatttgaacctggatcCTGTACGTGCAAGGTAACAGTACTAacaactaagccacagtgccgccTGTTCACTAATCttgttaaaacaacaacaacaaaaacagtaatAGATTTACAGTTACCTTCAGACTCCAAATCTTCCTCAATGTCAAGTCCATCCATCATTCTCAGAATACACACTCCATAGTTAGAATCAAATGTATCACTGGGAAGAAAACGTTAAATGTATTTTGGTTACATCAAATAATAcaactcttcttctctcttcttcttcttattattatgaaataaatggGTAGGgtattgttgtttttacttaCTATATGGTGTTCACATAATCTTCTAAGTGATAAGGACTGCACTCCTTCCAGTTATTCTTGAATCCCATGACCAGTATGTTAGGCTTAAGTTTTCCCAAACCAGATGCCTTTAAAcggatataaataaaattagaataaaaaaatagcaattaaatatattttttataagtaaAGTTGGCTTACCTGCAAGAGATGTTGAGTTCCCTCTCTCAAACTATTTCCCTTTAAAGTAGTGTAGAAGGCACGGACCTTCCTACTGTTCAGCCATTTTACTAATCTGTCTGTACTGGGTTGGGATTTTACAGAATTACTTTCACCCtgcagacaaaaacaaacaaacaaacaaacaaacaaacaaattaacaaaacatttacttaattaCCGTCTATAGTGCTTTATTCTGTGTAGAGGGGcgcgaggggcctggagcctatcccagacgacttagggcacgaggcggggcaCCCCCTggaacggggtgccaatccttcgcatggcacacatacatatacacacacacactcacttgcaAACTACAGGAAATTTCTATCTCCATCCACCTAGAAATCTCTAAAGTcgagtggtgaccattgtatttattcctattctGTACCACCATGGTAGGatctccagtcaacattcacatgcacattcacactctacaggcaatttgggaacgtcaattagcctaatctgcatgtcttaggactggggaaggaaacccatcaagtacTGGAAGAACATGCAATACTTCCTCCAAGACATATGAAGCCAGTCAAACATTTTTTCAAACTTCTGTTTTATCTTCCCTCTCTTTTGAACATGGGCTCACATATGCCTGTATGTGGCTAATATAGCCGTGATTGGCAGGGAAAAGTGCAAATGTCATCTCTCCCACCCAGAGACACAGTTTTAGTTTGTGCTCTCTTGGATCCTGGCCACAGATGGCTTTGAGTAAATCCATTATTTTAAACCAGAGTAGAGTCTTCGATCTCACCATGAGAATGTTTCCACAGATCATCAGACTGACGTTCTTTGTGAAAGAGCCCACAAAGTCAACCAGGCCAGGACGCAAGTTTGGAGGACCAGTTAAAACCAGACACTGAGGtctgaagaaaagagaaagataaataacattaataaaaaaatttaacaaaatgaagGAGTTTTACAgagcttttacattttttcagatGTTCCTCCCAAATTACTGTAAGTAGCGGAAATGACTCATATTTGACACTTTTTAATTGACAGCCATCAATCAGCAATTGTGTGCTTCCTCTAAGTCACATGGCGGCATGCTATTCACCTTCCTGTTTGAGCTCAAAGACACCCTTTTATAGGATGTAAGTACTGTATGCCCTAGGTCTAATTTACACAGGAATGGGGGTTTGTAACCCCTTCCTCAATCAAAACCCTACAAATATAATATTgtagttattaaataaaattactaaCTTTTATAAGAAAGTGGTTTGCTTTCTGGATCCAATGTTTTAGTTTTAGCCTTCGCATATGTCAGCGTAACTGGGATAAaagtgtaagtcgctctggataagagcgtctgccaaatgcctaaatgtaaatgtaaatgtaactggGGTTAAAACTCAGGGTCAGCCATGGtacagtgcccctggagcagatagggttaagggccttgctcaagggcccgaaCTGCCGACTTTCCAATCAGTAACTTAGTGCCTTAGTGCCTCTAAGCTACCACAGCAAGCAATTGTCAAGCAAAGAATAACACTACCTGGGTGCATCCAACCCatcttctgtgtttttgttatcCAAAAGTAACTGCAGGCACTGTTCTGTTATGTCTCATGTCCTCAGACACCCCATACATGGCTGGAGATCTCAACCCCCCAGTGTTCAACCCAAATTTCCACGCTTGAGAATGCCATCTTTTCACCTATAAGAGCACAGCTAATGTTGCCCTTTAGAAATCCTGTCCAAAGGCAACTATTGCATCACTCTTACCTGAAATTCTTGACATGATCATCTACAGTTGCAAGAGAGGCCGAATAGGACAGAGCCATATTGTAAGTACCAGCCTGGACAGACGAGCCCCAATTAACCTCTGAAAGAAATGCATGACTATTACAGTACATGACTATCTTTTTAAAACTCCTTTTTTCATGGATATTCTTTTGATCTAGACTTCAAAAGAATTAACATGAGTTACTTACTTGGCTTCTTGTACATAACATAACCTAATAAAAAGAAGATGATCCCGAAAGCGATAAGAGCAGCCCACCAGGTGAGCAGGAACATCAGCACCACAGAGATTACAGCGCCAAACAGGGAAGTCCAGCGACTGTAGTATTTAAAAGACGGCCTCCATCCTGCAAGTGGCAGTGACAATATGGTCATTATAGCTTTTATATAACTATACTTTTCCTCCATTATCATAACAACTGTGAGGCAACTATATAAGAATGCAATCATTATAATGATGCAATATCATTATAACTGTCCTTGGCACAGGTGTTACACtcgatgcccttcctgacacaacccttccattttatccacGATTTCAGCACGATGCTTAGTAAAACTTAGTAGCTAGTTTCCTAATAAAACTGCATGACTTGTACCTTGCACTAAGGTGTTGTGGCAGCAaatactcactcattgtctataacgctttatccaGGGGgtcttgagcctatcccagaaggcttagaccacgaggcaggttacaccctgggtgccaatccatcacagagcacacccacatatacacactataggcaatttgggaaccccaattaatctaatctgcatgtctttggacctcAAGTCAGGAAATATACCCGGACCCTGGCGGTGgaagacaacagtgctaactactaagccactgtgccgccattgcaccaaattattaattaattactgttttctGGATACTCACCTGGTGAGTTTGTAATGGAAGCATGGAAGCAGCTGAAATTGATGAGAGCGTAGGAGCACAGAAAGAAATTCGAGATGAGAGGAGCGATGGTGTTTAACTCTCCTGAACAGACATGGAAATGCATAAACAATGTTGTgtgattgattaaaaaaattgtaagaaaTAACAAACATCATACTAAGAATTTTaactgtatgaaaaaaaaaattaacaaataatgaTTTAGCACACTTGCTTGTGCATGTCTACCCGTGTacaattttaacaataaattaCAGAACTAATAATGTTCAGATGAATAATTTAAACTTGTTAATATATCATACcacttgaaatatactgtaagctACACCTCCAACTTTAAACTTACCAATCAGGATGAAGGCCAAAGCAATGAAGTAGGTCAGAATGTATGCTCGCAGTGGCTCATTATTTTTCCCATAACCCTTTGCAAAGAAGCCTATGTATGGGTATATGTTGTCCCTGCAGAGACACTGATAATACAACCGATGAGTATGTGCAATCATTTTTAACCTGATACATCATTTTGGTGGTGACAAGCGGCTGGTATTGCATCTTACTTGGAAGACTTTAGGAGCAGAGACCTGGAAAGCAAGAGCTGATGATAAAGTGGCTGCGAAGATGCCAGCCGTGATGAGGGGGCCGAAACCAGACACCATACTGAGCACcttaatgtatatgaaaaaaaataaaaataaataaaattacaagcACTGATGTGTGAACTACAGTATGGCGTGAGTATGTTAAAATGGTATATAAACATTGCATTTTATCTTCGTATCCCCCTAAATGGATGTGTTGCATGACCTATTGGTGAACAAGTCATTAATTCTTTTAAACGCTCTGCTACTGACAAAACACTTAAAACCCTTTCCCTTAGTCTCTCATTAATAATCTTTTGGCTGGTGCACTCTcacttttattttcatcattcagttttatacacacaattatatacacacatatggtATGATTGACGCTGTAGTGCAGTAGTAAAAGTACATATTAAACATCAGTTGTACCTTACACAAGTGATCTGAACACAAGTGCAGTGTTTTTATGTTGACGTCATTAAGAATTCATTCATATAGTATTTAAGCATCTTCAGAACTATACACAGGATcttgcaataactcccagccgagttctaTAATGTGCAAGTATTGTTGGAGAATGTTTTACTAAAGCTTAGAGTCTTATCACCATACTGTACTTAAAGTCttgtaaatgtcagttttatgtcttcatttatgagaaatttcatcacaagacTTGGTTTGACTCAAACGCCCCTTCTATATATAGATTTGCATAACACTAGACAAGTTAATGGGATTCATAATGAATGGAATCAGGGACGGGATGTTTACAGAAAAGCGATACCTGAAAGTTGTTGGCCAGGCCATACGAGCAGGACTGGCTCTGCTCACACATAGTAAAGTTCCAACCTAGTTTGCATCCTAAACCCTCACATGGATCTGAGAAATTCAGTGTCAAACTGTCATTCAGGTTTCCAGAAGCATCACGCACCACACATGCACCTGAGAGAATGAGATCCAAATGAAAGTAagcggaaaaaaaacaaaagctgtaATTCATTAGACCATTCTCTGATAACTTACCCACGGTTGCAGTTATTACTAAATAGCTTATGGTTGTCCAAAAAATGGCCATTAGTGTTCCTTTGGGGATAGCAGTTTCAGGATCCTGCAACAAACACACCATGAGTACATGTTAGTCACCTATTTACCCCAGTCCAGCTCTACACACTGCTTAAGAGTGttgtttaaagtgtgtgttgtCACTTTTAGATCTCCAGAGATATTGGCTCCAGCCAAAATCCCAATTGCAGAAGGGAAAAAGATGGCAAACATCTGGAAGAAACCTTGTGAGCCTCTCCACTTTGGAAATATGTTGTCTGCAAAGACCTCATCTGAAACgtagaataaataataagtaaactCTTAACCTAACAAAAAATACCATTGTGTTTTGGCAAGCTAGACCGTTTGATTGAAAACTTCTGAGAGATTTTATAATTCTAGATACCCACATCTGTAGTTGAAGAAGCCCATTGACTGCTTCTCTTGAGTGGCTGGGATCAAAGTCCCCACTAAATAGTTAATGAAGGTCACCATCAGCACAAGGAAGAATAAAACCTGCGTCTGGAAGATTTGCAGAAATTATCTGCTTATACAACGGAAAGGCAGGGTTAAAAAGTTAAGGTTAAAATCGATGGTTTGAAGTGATATAGTCACCTTGGATTCCCATTCCATTCCAGCCAAGGAGATCAGCAAAAGACAAGTGACTGTGATTGCACCTACTATACGAACATCATTGATTGCATCCACCATGACAGCGTTATATTGCTGTGTTataaaaaacagaacacagAAAGTCTTGAGTTAATTAACAACTTCTGTTTAGTTTTACACTGTTTGGTTAAGACTACTGTAGAATTTAGCAATAATGACAATGGTACAGTAAATTGATTTATGAttgatattataaaaaaagattctTACAATAAGAAGATCTCGGACAGTCTCTGCAAATCCCACAGTGTTGAGCGCACAGCCAAGGGCATTGGCAAAAGAGAATACCATACCAATTGGACCTCCCAGTTCGGGACCCAGAGTACGTGAAATCATAAAGTAGGCACCACCTAAAAAGCCAGGATCAAGTCAAAACTTGGAACAATTGAATTTTGTTGGGAATCTTATATTGGCTTTGCTACTCACCAGAGGAGACTCTTCCGTTGGTCGCAATAGCCGACACTGATAACGAAGTGATTGAAGTTACCATTACAGACAGGAGGATGATAACCCAAGTGCAAACTGCAGGTACAATAgttaaaaaataagtaatttcTAGGTGTACTGCCCTAAATAAGAAATTTTCCAAATTCATTATTCTCTCATCTACAGCAAATCACTTTATTGTGTCTTACGAATTCCTGCCTGTGCTGTAATCCAAGGCAGTCTCAGGAACAGAATTACTCCCCAAATATTCAGCATACATCGAATCtgcaaaatacaaaaagaaaataaatcaatggatcTTTTGACACTTACAATAATGTTATCACATGTGCCCCACCCTCACCATGACACCTGTGACCCAGCCAAAGCGGACTGGTTGAGTGGTCTTCCCTTTAGTACTGCTGTTCTGCTGCTTCTCCTCTTCCTCATGGATCACTGATTCTGTTTTCAAGTCGCCCATATCACTACTTAATTCATAATCCTGTAACACACACGTTAATACATCACATTAAATGTAACACAATGTATTCTTACTACTATGTGACTATACGCGAATTCGTTTGATTTATAGCAAATGCGCCGAAGTTAAGTACAGAACAGCATGTCAGCTTGGTAGTTTTGACTTGGCCCTTCAGGGTCAGGGATTTGAAGCTCGCCTTTAATCTGTGTTTCGAGTTTGCATGtctttcctgtgcttggtgaggttcctccaggtattctggtttccccCCATAGTACAAAGACATACACTGTAGACTGATTAGCATTTAAAATGGTCCTGTAAGTATGTGTATGTAGTTTTCCAGAAGGTTGGGCTCCTCAGCAACATTACTTTCCCTTAGAGCAATGACTGATGGTATGAGGCCGTTTGTCATTTCAGCCAACCATCAGcttgaattaataaa containing:
- the slc12a10.1 gene encoding solute carrier family 12 member 10, tandem duplicate 1 — its product is MGNFVSKRKRMDLIGVPQGPFSVAGDVAQQYPCQEEGTVGASGTCRAGSEINLSMEWETPKQASEHQNSRQSIYSTMDAVPHLEFYTNSIGHQRRSRPSLESLRKVSEDYELSSDMGDLKTESVIHEEEEKQQNSSTKGKTTQPVRFGWVTGVMIRCMLNIWGVILFLRLPWITAQAGILCTWVIILLSVMVTSITSLSVSAIATNGRVSSGGAYFMISRTLGPELGGPIGMVFSFANALGCALNTVGFAETVRDLLIQYNAVMVDAINDVRIVGAITVTCLLLISLAGMEWESKTQVLFFLVLMVTFINYLVGTLIPATQEKQSMGFFNYRYEVFADNIFPKWRGSQGFFQMFAIFFPSAIGILAGANISGDLKDPETAIPKGTLMAIFWTTISYLVITATVGACVVRDASGNLNDSLTLNFSDPCEGLGCKLGWNFTMCEQSQSCSYGLANNFQVLSMVSGFGPLITAGIFAATLSSALAFQVSAPKVFQCLCRDNIYPYIGFFAKGYGKNNEPLRAYILTYFIALAFILIGELNTIAPLISNFFLCSYALINFSCFHASITNSPGWRPSFKYYSRWTSLFGAVISVVLMFLLTWWAALIAFGIIFFLLGYVMYKKPKVNWGSSVQAGTYNMALSYSASLATVDDHVKNFRPQCLVLTGPPNLRPGLVDFVGSFTKNVSLMICGNILMGESNSVKSQPSTDRLVKWLNSRKVRAFYTTLKGNSLREGTQHLLQASGLGKLKPNILVMGFKNNWKECSPYHLEDYVNTIYDTFDSNYGVCILRMMDGLDIEEDLESEENQAFEADENIDSDQSKISDQQSDDKKSNHVINNDIRTVFQNKQGHKTIDVYWISDDGGLTLLVPYLLTRRKRWRKSKVRVFVIGELHTMEHERKEMITLLRRFRLDVHDVIVMTDTEKSPSSKSLKRFEDSVALFRVQEEQQREVSEQQQRTSCPWKVSDKQMAAFRLKSERMVRLNEIIKRNSKNAALILVSLPVPQSNCPSSLYMAWLDTLSFGLHCPVLFIRGNQKNVLTFYCQ